Proteins from a genomic interval of Methanoplanus endosymbiosus:
- a CDS encoding carboxylate--amine ligase: MSAEKKSGSLGSYSKYSGNNITYPDPAIKEQDFVKKLISELKKNHIDVLLPVHSEDTYVVTKYLDKFREHTAVPFMDYKTIDSVNNKSIFLKNAYDMGFPVPKTYHPDDLESLRKISKEIDYPAVIKLRKSSSSIGLSYAKSPEELIQTFKDTITKFNLNNKNYPIIQEYVKGDGYGVSLLFNHGDLRAFFTHKRLREYPISGGPSTCRVSVRNSGMEKIAVDLLKSYNWHGIAMVEFKLTEEGKPVIMEVNPRFWGSVNQAVLSGVDFPYLLYRMSVDGDVNPVMSYKTGIKTRNAFIDIIAIFQEIKSTKNPALIKEFLTCPFTDDVLSLDDPMPTLNFIKMGLKELYCSRYH, translated from the coding sequence ATGTCGGCTGAAAAAAAGAGCGGTTCCCTTGGTTCTTATTCCAAATACTCCGGGAATAATATTACTTATCCTGATCCTGCTATTAAAGAACAGGATTTTGTAAAGAAGTTAATATCTGAATTGAAAAAAAATCATATTGATGTTTTGCTCCCAGTTCATTCGGAAGATACTTATGTAGTTACAAAATATCTCGATAAATTCCGTGAGCATACAGCTGTTCCTTTTATGGATTATAAGACCATTGATTCCGTAAATAATAAGAGTATTTTCTTAAAAAATGCGTATGATATGGGATTTCCTGTTCCGAAAACTTATCATCCTGATGATTTAGAATCATTGAGGAAAATTTCCAAAGAGATTGATTATCCGGCTGTAATAAAACTCAGAAAATCGTCAAGCAGTATTGGTTTGTCGTATGCTAAAAGTCCTGAAGAATTAATACAAACATTTAAAGATACAATTACTAAATTTAATCTGAATAATAAGAATTATCCAATTATTCAGGAATATGTCAAAGGAGATGGCTATGGGGTATCACTTCTATTCAACCATGGTGATCTACGCGCTTTTTTTACCCATAAAAGATTAAGAGAATATCCAATTTCCGGAGGACCCAGTACCTGTCGAGTAAGCGTCAGAAACTCTGGGATGGAGAAAATTGCAGTTGATCTGCTCAAAAGCTATAACTGGCATGGTATAGCCATGGTTGAATTTAAACTAACAGAGGAGGGTAAGCCCGTTATAATGGAAGTAAATCCAAGATTCTGGGGTTCAGTAAATCAGGCAGTATTATCCGGAGTAGATTTTCCTTATCTGTTATATAGGATGTCAGTAGATGGAGATGTAAATCCAGTAATGAGTTATAAAACAGGAATTAAAACCAGAAATGCATTTATTGATATAATTGCCATCTTCCAGGAAATAAAGAGTACAAAAAATCCTGCCTTAATTAAAGAGTTTTTGACCTGCCCCTTCACTGATGATGTTTTGTCTCTGGATGATCCAATGCCTACACTAAACTTTATCAAAATGGGCTTAAAAGAGTTATATTGTAGCAGATATCATTAG
- a CDS encoding PHP domain-containing protein, whose translation MIKFDLHIHSKYSNDSLLPPEKILKQAEKNFLNVIAITDHDTIKGGIECRKISQDKILVIVGSEISTECGDLIGLFLTDEIKSNIFGEVVDEIHGQGGVALLPHPYRRKKFPDDIALKSVDIIEGINGRTSYELNYKALVLADKLNKTVVSGSDAHFSFEIGRLYSEFSVEFRFDEAYIKDLLLRGKDINICNESTCFPHYIQKSAMLTSYAIKKWNSLR comes from the coding sequence ATGATTAAATTTGATCTGCACATCCATAGCAAATATTCTAATGATTCATTGCTCCCCCCTGAAAAAATTTTGAAACAAGCTGAAAAGAATTTCCTCAATGTTATTGCAATAACTGATCATGATACCATAAAAGGTGGAATTGAGTGCAGGAAGATATCACAGGATAAAATCCTGGTAATAGTTGGCTCTGAAATCTCAACCGAGTGTGGCGATTTGATTGGCCTATTCTTAACCGATGAAATTAAATCCAATATTTTCGGAGAAGTTGTTGATGAAATCCATGGACAGGGAGGTGTTGCATTACTTCCTCATCCATATAGAAGAAAAAAATTTCCAGATGACATAGCTCTTAAATCAGTAGACATTATCGAAGGGATTAACGGGCGTACATCATATGAATTAAATTATAAAGCATTGGTTCTTGCTGATAAACTGAATAAAACAGTCGTTTCCGGTTCAGATGCGCATTTTTCCTTTGAGATTGGCAGATTATATTCTGAATTTTCAGTCGAATTCAGATTTGACGAAGCGTATATAAAAGATCTCTTACTCAGAGGAAAAGATATCAATATTTGCAATGAATCAACCTGTTTTCCGCATTATATTCAAAAGTCTGCTATGTTAACGAGTTATGCCATCAAAAAATGGAATAGCCTGCGCTAA
- a CDS encoding glycosyltransferase family 2 protein, with translation MYKERKIGVVVPAYNEELLIGPTLETMPEFVDRIYVVDDCSTDNTAECIDESAQKDSRILNIRHETNSGVGASIITGYKAALADDMDIIAVMAGDNQMDPTFLPELLNPIVTERADYTVGNRLINEKFRANMSRWRFAGNATLTLLTKIASGYWQMMDPQNGYTAISKRALETIPLSQIYTRYGYCNDLLIKLNVFGFRVINVPHPARYGLEKSGIKYSSYIVKVSWLLFSGFLWRMKNKYVLMSFHPLVFFYFFGSVFTILGFLGGLVSLYEKFILMNNVLFVHGGLALLVFMLGMMFVLFAMLFDMQQERTGGWY, from the coding sequence ATGTATAAAGAAAGAAAAATCGGAGTTGTTGTTCCGGCATACAACGAGGAATTATTAATTGGCCCTACGCTTGAAACTATGCCGGAGTTTGTTGACCGGATTTATGTGGTCGATGACTGCTCTACAGATAATACAGCAGAGTGTATTGATGAGAGTGCTCAAAAGGATTCAAGGATATTAAACATCCGGCACGAAACCAATTCAGGAGTGGGAGCTTCGATTATAACCGGATATAAAGCCGCGCTTGCAGATGATATGGACATTATTGCCGTTATGGCCGGAGACAACCAGATGGATCCAACATTTCTGCCGGAATTATTAAACCCAATCGTAACTGAGAGAGCAGATTATACTGTAGGAAACAGGCTCATCAATGAAAAATTCAGGGCCAATATGAGCAGGTGGAGGTTTGCCGGGAATGCAACACTGACACTTCTGACAAAGATTGCATCCGGATACTGGCAGATGATGGACCCACAGAATGGTTATACTGCAATATCAAAGAGGGCGCTCGAGACGATACCACTTTCACAGATATATACCAGATATGGCTACTGCAATGACCTTCTGATTAAACTGAATGTCTTTGGTTTCAGGGTGATCAATGTACCGCATCCTGCGAGGTACGGGCTTGAAAAATCGGGTATTAAATACAGTTCTTACATTGTAAAAGTGTCATGGCTACTCTTCTCCGGATTTTTGTGGAGGATGAAGAATAAATATGTTCTGATGAGTTTTCATCCTCTGGTATTCTTTTATTTCTTCGGTTCTGTATTTACTATTCTTGGATTCCTTGGAGGACTTGTAAGCCTGTATGAAAAGTTTATACTTATGAATAATGTACTCTTTGTTCATGGTGGTCTGGCGCTTCTTGTATTCATGCTTGGAATGATGTTTGTTCTCTTTGCAATGCTTTTTGACATGCAGCAGGAGAGAACAGGTGGATGGTACTAA
- a CDS encoding archaellin/type IV pilin N-terminal domain-containing protein: MLKIRNDEAFTGLEAAIVLIAFVVVAAVFSYVVLGAGFFTTQKSQEVVYTSVDQASSSIEIMGDVYGISETTEKGIDTVRFTVGLTAGGSPVDFSDSTMSFTTKTEVTSLGNPSSTVSTTLPTEEGDWKVLTVNNRDSDKDPSSLMLEGREQFVLGIRLPSKVTANNDFILSIRPAVGTAYSIDRTVPERVKAVNALY; this comes from the coding sequence ATGTTAAAAATAAGAAATGATGAAGCATTTACCGGTCTTGAGGCCGCAATTGTGCTTATCGCATTCGTTGTCGTCGCCGCAGTATTCTCATATGTAGTGCTCGGCGCCGGTTTCTTCACAACCCAGAAATCACAGGAAGTTGTGTATACGAGTGTCGATCAGGCAAGTTCAAGTATCGAGATAATGGGTGATGTGTATGGTATTTCAGAAACTACTGAAAAAGGTATAGATACCGTTCGTTTTACTGTAGGACTCACTGCTGGCGGTTCACCTGTTGATTTCTCAGATTCAACTATGTCATTTACTACAAAGACGGAGGTCACAAGTCTTGGTAATCCCAGTAGTACAGTAAGTACAACACTGCCTACAGAAGAGGGTGATTGGAAAGTACTTACTGTTAATAACCGTGACTCTGATAAAGATCCAAGTAGTTTGATGCTTGAAGGTAGGGAACAGTTTGTTCTTGGTATAAGGCTTCCTTCTAAAGTAACTGCAAATAATGACTTTATTCTCAGTATTCGTCCTGCTGTAGGTACTGCATATTCAATTGACAGAACTGTGCCTGAGAGGGTAAAAGCTGTTAATGCTCTTTATTAA
- a CDS encoding archaellin/type IV pilin N-terminal domain-containing protein, with product MMKKIIKSDEGFTGLEAAIVLIAFVVVAAVFSYVVLGAGFFTTQKSQEVVYSSVDMASSSMEVLGDVYGISADTSTTNKRINAVQFILGLTAGGTPVDLAKTTLVFQNDRTIKDLTRLGQITSTSTNVVSDKSSITALKWGIIEINNADGDGGALLENQKQFTIYAHISDGHSSEDERIVANENFNLEIKPSVGASYGIKRTAPAEVKAVNVLY from the coding sequence ATGATGAAAAAAATAATAAAATCAGATGAAGGTTTTACCGGTCTTGAGGCTGCAATTGTTCTGATTGCATTCGTCGTAGTCGCTGCAGTATTCTCATATGTGGTTCTCGGTGCTGGTTTCTTCACAACCCAGAAGTCACAGGAAGTTGTCTATTCCAGTGTTGATATGGCATCTTCAAGTATGGAAGTATTAGGTGATGTTTATGGAATATCTGCTGATACTTCAACGACTAATAAAAGGATAAATGCTGTTCAGTTTATTCTTGGTTTGACCGCAGGTGGTACTCCTGTAGATCTTGCGAAAACTACTCTTGTATTTCAGAATGACAGAACAATTAAAGATTTAACCAGGCTTGGTCAAATTACCAGTACTTCCACGAATGTTGTTAGTGATAAAAGTTCTATTACTGCACTTAAATGGGGTATTATTGAAATAAACAATGCAGATGGTGATGGTGGTGCATTACTCGAAAACCAGAAGCAGTTTACCATTTATGCTCACATTAGTGATGGTCATTCGTCTGAAGATGAGAGAATTGTAGCGAATGAAAATTTCAACCTTGAAATTAAACCATCTGTTGGAGCATCATACGGAATTAAAAGGACTGCTCCGGCTGAAGTAAAAGCTGTAAATGTTCTTTATTAA
- a CDS encoding flagellin has protein sequence MSSETFATAIFLITAIVAAAVLVNAFFPVIYQATSTFSDSSQSADERMRTEIKIINTFGVNPTAKIWIKNIGSARVAKSNLDMSDVFFGEEGDYDILIFNSDGTPADGEWSYSVIETTENNYWDQRETLEIEINSASIPAGEGNYLYFQLALPNGVTVSRTYTTSG, from the coding sequence ATGTCAAGCGAAACCTTTGCCACTGCAATATTTCTGATAACAGCAATAGTAGCTGCGGCAGTGCTTGTCAATGCATTCTTTCCGGTAATCTATCAGGCAACATCAACATTCAGTGACTCCTCACAGTCGGCAGATGAACGTATGCGAACCGAAATTAAGATAATCAATACATTTGGCGTAAATCCGACCGCTAAAATCTGGATAAAAAATATCGGTTCTGCAAGAGTGGCCAAATCAAACCTTGATATGTCAGATGTGTTTTTTGGAGAGGAGGGTGATTATGATATCCTCATATTTAATTCGGACGGAACACCTGCCGATGGTGAATGGAGCTATTCAGTTATCGAAACAACAGAGAACAACTACTGGGACCAGAGGGAAACCCTGGAAATAGAGATCAATTCTGCTTCAATTCCTGCCGGTGAAGGCAATTATCTCTACTTTCAGCTGGCCCTTCCAAACGGTGTAACAGTCTCCCGGACATATACCACCAGCGGGTAG
- a CDS encoding ATPase domain-containing protein, translating into MFEDEERGSLGDIIGGSDRQILSTGNPELDKKLADGLPLESLTLIEGENDTGKSVITQQIIWGAMKASLSVDLYTSENTSKSFLNQMNSMSLDISDYYAWGYLRIYPMHTIGFEWGEEEMQGVLKRIIHKIQSSDADVIVIDSLTLLTESTSQTDLLAFLTNCKNLVDHGKTILITLHTYAFEEDTLVRIRSICDAHLFMKKALVGDKYVMVMEVIKVRGARKTTGNVVSFEVHPGYGMKIIPMSVARV; encoded by the coding sequence ATGTTTGAAGATGAAGAAAGGGGATCACTTGGCGATATTATCGGAGGCAGTGACAGGCAGATTCTCTCAACCGGAAATCCGGAGCTTGACAAGAAACTTGCCGATGGTCTGCCGCTTGAATCCCTGACCCTGATTGAAGGTGAAAATGATACAGGAAAGAGCGTGATAACCCAGCAGATCATCTGGGGTGCAATGAAAGCCAGTCTGAGCGTGGACCTCTACACCTCAGAGAACACCTCCAAAAGTTTCCTGAACCAGATGAACTCCATGAGCCTTGACATATCTGACTATTATGCCTGGGGTTACCTGAGGATATATCCTATGCACACAATCGGGTTTGAATGGGGTGAGGAAGAGATGCAGGGAGTACTTAAGAGAATTATCCACAAAATCCAGAGCAGTGATGCAGATGTCATAGTCATTGATTCACTGACCCTCCTGACTGAGTCCACGTCCCAGACAGATCTCCTTGCATTCTTAACAAACTGCAAAAATCTTGTTGACCATGGAAAGACAATCCTGATCACCCTGCATACGTATGCCTTTGAAGAGGATACACTTGTAAGAATCAGGTCTATCTGTGATGCGCACCTGTTCATGAAAAAAGCCCTTGTGGGGGATAAGTATGTCATGGTTATGGAAGTTATTAAAGTCAGGGGTGCGAGAAAAACCACAGGAAATGTTGTATCGTTTGAAGTTCACCCCGGATATGGAATGAAGATAATTCCGATGTCAGTTGCAAGAGTATAA
- a CDS encoding type II/IV secretion system ATPase subunit: MSSLSANINLPFKPEEVDEDDDIYSDYESSALYRMLPANAKEYVAQSPHLLEYLQIFPVNLFGIPLFFSELKRELKGMDNPNIIYPVDEFTFIHIFADQDDVRNYYIPIEPSFMHSVAEAMPLIEKKLVDIVDVLEEDPVTEEERIEVLTRVLKEVTYIKSPDENLSALTGGAHGEAESLKDKLIGFLNKDFSSKDDMVSLLKSKIPVTSDGKIILSLAEYRSIEYLMIRDKIQMGILKPFLSDPYIEDITCDGVGPIFIEHKIFNGLKSAVEFKFSEEIDDFVIKMAERIKRPITYRNPIVDATLPDGSRINIVYGTEVSKHGSNFTIRKFSEEPASIVQLIDWKTTDYMVAGYLWICIEFGMSLFMSGETASGKTTSLNALTTFIAPESKIVTIEDTPELTVPHKNWTREVSKGKGKGEGASGEVTMFDLLRAALRQRPNYILVGEIRGSEGAVAFGAMQTGHPVMSTFHASSVEKLIQRLCSEPISIPMTHVDNLNLVIIQSAVRRSDGSMVRRMLSVNELVGYDPESGGFSFVSMFIWNPVTDEFEFPGKGSSYLLENKIATLLGIPDNKKSDMYFEVEKRARILQRLNKAGYTRFWDLYHMMTKVKKQGLIKIEV; the protein is encoded by the coding sequence ATGAGTTCACTGAGTGCAAATATTAACCTTCCATTCAAACCGGAAGAAGTGGATGAGGATGATGACATCTATTCAGATTACGAATCATCAGCACTCTACCGGATGCTTCCTGCCAATGCGAAGGAATATGTTGCACAGAGTCCACACCTCCTTGAATATCTCCAGATATTTCCTGTAAATTTATTCGGCATCCCGCTCTTCTTCTCAGAACTAAAAAGAGAACTGAAGGGGATGGACAACCCGAATATCATCTATCCTGTGGATGAATTCACTTTTATTCATATATTTGCAGATCAGGATGATGTACGAAATTATTACATCCCAATTGAACCCTCTTTTATGCATTCAGTTGCCGAAGCAATGCCTCTCATTGAAAAGAAACTGGTTGATATAGTTGATGTCTTAGAAGAGGATCCTGTCACAGAGGAAGAGAGAATAGAGGTATTAACGAGGGTGCTTAAGGAAGTTACCTACATCAAATCTCCGGATGAAAACCTCTCTGCACTGACAGGCGGCGCTCATGGTGAAGCAGAAAGCCTTAAAGATAAGCTAATCGGATTTTTGAATAAAGACTTTTCATCCAAAGATGACATGGTTTCTCTTCTCAAAAGTAAAATTCCGGTAACATCAGACGGAAAGATAATTCTTTCACTTGCTGAGTACCGTTCAATAGAATACCTGATGATAAGGGACAAGATCCAGATGGGTATATTAAAACCATTTCTTTCTGACCCTTATATTGAGGATATCACCTGTGATGGTGTCGGCCCTATATTTATAGAACATAAAATATTTAACGGGCTTAAATCTGCTGTTGAATTCAAGTTTTCTGAGGAAATTGATGATTTTGTTATTAAGATGGCAGAGAGGATAAAAAGGCCGATCACCTACAGAAACCCCATCGTTGATGCCACACTTCCGGATGGCTCACGTATCAATATCGTCTATGGTACTGAAGTATCAAAGCATGGCAGTAATTTTACCATACGTAAATTCTCAGAAGAACCTGCAAGTATTGTTCAGTTAATTGACTGGAAGACGACTGATTACATGGTTGCCGGCTATCTCTGGATCTGCATTGAATTTGGGATGTCCCTCTTCATGAGCGGAGAGACTGCCAGCGGGAAGACGACAAGCCTGAACGCCCTTACCACCTTCATTGCGCCAGAATCCAAGATTGTAACAATTGAGGATACTCCTGAGCTTACGGTCCCGCATAAAAACTGGACCAGAGAAGTCTCCAAAGGAAAAGGAAAGGGCGAAGGGGCAAGCGGTGAGGTTACAATGTTTGACCTTCTGCGTGCAGCTCTTCGTCAGAGGCCTAATTACATCCTCGTCGGTGAGATTCGTGGTTCAGAAGGAGCTGTCGCTTTTGGTGCGATGCAGACCGGCCACCCTGTCATGAGCACTTTCCACGCTTCATCGGTTGAAAAGCTCATACAGCGTCTCTGCAGTGAACCGATAAGCATCCCTATGACGCATGTTGATAATCTTAATCTCGTTATTATTCAGAGTGCAGTCAGAAGATCTGATGGCAGTATGGTAAGGAGAATGCTGAGCGTAAACGAACTTGTGGGTTATGATCCTGAATCCGGTGGTTTCTCCTTTGTCTCAATGTTTATCTGGAACCCGGTAACGGATGAGTTTGAGTTTCCCGGAAAAGGCAGCAGTTATCTCCTTGAAAATAAGATTGCAACTCTTCTTGGAATTCCGGACAACAAAAAATCGGATATGTATTTTGAGGTTGAGAAGAGGGCAAGAATTCTTCAGAGACTAAATAAGGCGGGCTACACCAGATTCTGGGACCTTTATCATATGATGACAAAGGTAAAGAAGCAGGGATTAATTAAAATCGAGGTATAG
- the flaJ gene encoding archaellar assembly protein FlaJ: protein MFEDLFASLKEKNGGNLPFEDTIKEIKKKISDIDDNKRMSNDLLFMVTYMASITHANVSRPEIFGYTSERKEYISTRAIKRVECFVKRWNYSYAESLRLVAERVRNEILESLLNRFGNSIESGVPDEEFLRSELATIRNVYRNSFEQGIEMLKKWGDAYIALMLSATVVSIIIMISVAIYAPDNLESTLNSSYFLTVGVSAFGIITMYKSIPDDQKCHGLEGMGSYEQQMIARLERVIVPMALVAGIILYILGINFGLICMLVGIMLAPLGYLGWIDDSNIISRDEDFTTFIRGLGSIMGGMGLTVGPALASVDRKSIHVLGPFIDAVYSKMNIGLDETLVWRKFIMETGSNLIYKYLGIFRDSINLGAGANEVAYIVSGSMLEQTLLRQKREMLATGFIVLLIPMHVAMIGIFAFLYNILITMSHAISSVLETFQETSAALSSSTSSVGGSMAGSINIFTNFPEDKMQTFIIISIMIVTVSNILAGKIVKGGHRYMYYFFGSVLLTLTGIMYIAAPIIVEMLFTIPGFEAI, encoded by the coding sequence ATGTTTGAAGATCTCTTTGCGAGCCTTAAGGAGAAGAACGGAGGCAACTTACCTTTTGAGGATACGATAAAGGAGATTAAAAAGAAGATCTCCGATATTGATGACAACAAGAGGATGAGTAATGACCTTCTCTTTATGGTTACATACATGGCCTCAATTACCCATGCAAATGTCTCCAGGCCTGAAATATTCGGATATACTTCCGAGAGGAAGGAGTACATCTCAACAAGGGCCATAAAGAGGGTTGAATGCTTTGTAAAAAGATGGAATTACAGCTATGCCGAAAGCCTCAGGCTGGTTGCGGAGAGGGTCAGAAATGAAATTCTTGAAAGCTTATTAAACCGTTTTGGAAACTCCATTGAGTCCGGAGTTCCGGATGAGGAGTTTCTCCGCTCAGAACTTGCCACAATCAGAAATGTGTACAGAAATAGTTTTGAGCAGGGCATTGAGATGCTTAAAAAATGGGGCGATGCTTATATTGCCCTTATGCTCTCAGCAACAGTTGTAAGCATAATTATCATGATTTCGGTGGCTATTTATGCCCCGGATAATCTTGAATCAACCCTTAACTCCTCCTATTTTCTGACTGTCGGTGTCTCTGCCTTTGGTATTATCACCATGTACAAATCTATTCCTGACGACCAGAAATGTCATGGACTTGAAGGTATGGGTAGTTATGAGCAGCAGATGATTGCCAGGCTTGAGAGGGTAATAGTCCCTATGGCTCTGGTTGCAGGAATTATACTCTATATTCTGGGTATAAATTTTGGCCTTATCTGCATGCTTGTCGGGATAATGCTTGCACCTCTTGGATATCTTGGATGGATCGATGATTCAAATATTATCTCAAGGGATGAGGATTTCACGACATTTATCAGGGGTCTTGGATCAATTATGGGTGGTATGGGGCTTACTGTTGGGCCGGCACTTGCCAGTGTTGACCGGAAATCCATCCATGTACTTGGCCCTTTTATTGATGCAGTGTACTCGAAGATGAATATCGGTCTTGATGAGACTCTGGTGTGGCGTAAATTTATCATGGAGACCGGAAGCAATCTTATTTATAAATATCTCGGAATTTTCAGGGATTCTATCAATCTTGGTGCCGGTGCAAACGAGGTGGCATATATTGTAAGCGGCTCTATGCTTGAACAGACCCTCCTGAGGCAGAAGAGGGAGATGCTCGCAACCGGATTTATTGTACTCCTGATTCCTATGCATGTGGCTATGATCGGAATTTTTGCCTTTTTGTACAATATCCTGATAACCATGTCACACGCCATAAGTTCAGTTCTTGAGACATTTCAGGAAACATCTGCGGCACTCAGTTCAAGTACATCATCTGTCGGAGGAAGCATGGCAGGTTCAATAAATATCTTTACAAATTTTCCGGAGGACAAGATGCAGACCTTCATCATTATCAGCATCATGATTGTGACGGTTTCAAACATCCTTGCCGGAAAAATCGTTAAAGGCGGCCACCGTTATATGTATTATTTTTTCGGTAGTGTTTTATTGACTCTTACAGGAATTATGTACATAGCAGCACCGATTATAGTTGAGATGCTCTTTACAATACCGGGATTTGAGGCAATATAG